The following proteins are encoded in a genomic region of Microbacterium sp. NC79:
- a CDS encoding protealysin inhibitor emfourin: MPPSSDDEARVGAESGAEEAKDEPHIAVRVTRSGGVAGITRRWQAEAPAGDESHWVAVIEECPWNATPPTDLRADGFMWRIVAVIRHDERSVVLPESAVVGPWATLIRVVRDASVEPGV, from the coding sequence ATGCCTCCCAGCAGCGACGATGAGGCGCGGGTTGGGGCCGAGTCGGGGGCAGAGGAGGCGAAAGACGAGCCGCATATTGCGGTGCGGGTGACGCGTAGCGGCGGAGTTGCGGGCATCACCCGTCGTTGGCAAGCGGAAGCTCCGGCGGGTGACGAGTCGCACTGGGTTGCCGTCATCGAGGAGTGTCCGTGGAATGCGACGCCACCGACAGATCTGCGTGCGGACGGCTTCATGTGGCGCATCGTTGCCGTGATTCGGCACGATGAGCGCTCGGTCGTGCTCCCCGAATCGGCGGTGGTCGGGCCCTGGGCAACGCTCATCAGGGTCGTGCGTGACGCAAGTGTTGAGCCGGGCGTCTAG
- a CDS encoding dihydrofolate reductase, whose product MQLPELPPQAIGLIWAQTRDGVIGRAGDMPWKAPEDMAHFKETTMGHPVVMGRRTWESIPPRFRPFDGRTNFVLTSDPHVTAEAEAAGARVFTNLDDALAAAADAPGGELVWVVGGGALYESTADRADIAVVTVLDLEVPDGDTFAPALPPGFVNVTSTPEDGFTPSDRGPAYRFETWALDEEL is encoded by the coding sequence ATGCAGCTTCCTGAACTTCCGCCCCAGGCCATCGGCCTCATCTGGGCGCAGACCCGTGACGGTGTCATCGGACGCGCAGGAGACATGCCGTGGAAGGCGCCGGAAGACATGGCGCACTTCAAAGAGACGACGATGGGTCACCCGGTCGTGATGGGACGGCGCACATGGGAGTCCATCCCACCGCGCTTTCGACCGTTTGACGGACGCACCAACTTCGTGCTCACGAGCGACCCCCATGTGACCGCCGAAGCGGAAGCCGCTGGCGCTCGCGTTTTCACCAACCTGGATGACGCGCTTGCCGCCGCTGCCGACGCTCCCGGCGGCGAACTCGTATGGGTTGTCGGCGGCGGTGCGCTCTACGAAAGCACCGCAGACCGCGCCGATATCGCGGTCGTGACGGTACTTGACCTCGAAGTGCCAGACGGAGACACCTTCGCTCCCGCGCTACCTCCCGGTTTTGTGAACGTGACGTCGACTCCCGAAGACGGCTTCACGCCCTCCGACCGCGGCCCGGCATACCGCTTCGAAACCTGGGCGTTAGACGAAGAACTCTAG
- a CDS encoding thymidylate synthase has protein sequence MTIATPYEDLLRDVLANGTHKTDRTGTGTTSVFGRQLRFDLANDSFPLITTKRVHFKSVALELLWFLRGESNVSWLQENGVRIWNEWADENGELGPVYGVQWRSWPTPDGEHIDQIAQVIEQLKTNPDSRRIIVSAWNVAEIKNMALPPCHAFFQFYVADGKLSCQLYQRSADMFLGVPFNIASYALLTRMIAQQVGLDVGEFVWTGGDVHIYDNHLEQVKTQLEREPFPSPTLTFTRTPESIFDYSFDDFAVHNYQHHAQISAPVAV, from the coding sequence ATGACGATCGCGACGCCGTATGAGGATCTGCTGCGAGATGTGCTGGCCAACGGCACCCACAAGACGGATCGCACGGGCACCGGAACCACAAGCGTGTTTGGCAGGCAGCTGCGGTTTGACCTGGCGAATGATTCCTTCCCGCTGATCACCACCAAGCGCGTGCACTTTAAGTCGGTCGCGCTTGAACTGCTGTGGTTCTTGCGTGGCGAATCAAACGTCTCCTGGCTACAAGAGAACGGCGTGCGCATTTGGAACGAGTGGGCCGACGAAAACGGCGAACTCGGACCGGTGTACGGCGTGCAGTGGCGCTCATGGCCGACACCCGATGGCGAGCACATCGACCAGATCGCTCAGGTCATTGAGCAGTTAAAGACCAACCCAGACTCCCGCCGGATCATCGTCTCCGCCTGGAACGTGGCCGAGATCAAGAACATGGCGTTGCCGCCGTGCCACGCGTTCTTCCAGTTCTACGTCGCTGACGGCAAACTCTCCTGCCAGCTGTACCAGCGCTCCGCCGACATGTTTCTCGGCGTGCCTTTCAACATCGCCTCGTACGCGTTGCTGACCCGCATGATCGCCCAGCAGGTCGGTCTCGATGTCGGCGAATTCGTCTGGACAGGTGGAGACGTACACATTTACGACAACCACCTCGAACAGGTCAAGACGCAATTGGAGCGCGAACCGTTCCCGTCGCCCACGCTCACCTTCACGCGTACGCCCGAGTCGATCTTTGACTACTCGTTCGATGACTTCGCGGTGCATAACTACCAGCACCACGCGCAGATCTCGGCACCGGTTGCGGTCTAG